From the genome of Vigna angularis cultivar LongXiaoDou No.4 chromosome 11, ASM1680809v1, whole genome shotgun sequence, one region includes:
- the LOC108334314 gene encoding mRNA-decapping enzyme-like protein, translating to MSQNGKLMPNLDQHSTKLLNLTVLQRIDPFVEEILITAAHVTFYEFNIDLSQWSRKDVEGSLFVVKRNTQPRFQFIVMNRRNTENLVENLLGDFEYEVQVPYLLYRNAAQEVNGIWFYNSRECEEVANLFSRILNAYAKVPPKSKVSSTKSEFEELEAVPTMAVMDGPLEPPSSTASNVVDVPDDPSFVNFFSAAMAIGNTSNVPVTGQPYQSSATISSSSVQTHAATPTVPTLQIPPLSASTPPIPHHDVSESISSNRTTKLVKPSFFAPPPSSAMMIPPASSSTPTAPPLHPAVNVQRPYGAPLLQPFPPPNPPPSLAPAPSPNYSPVISREKVRDALLVLVQDNQFIDMVYRALLNAHQS from the exons ATGTCTCAGAATGGGAAGCTGATGCCGAATCTAGACCAGCACAGCACCAAGCTTCTCAATCTTACTGTTCTCCAACGAATCGACCCCTTCGTTGAAGAAATTCTCATCACCGCAGCACATGTCACCTTCTACGAGTTCAACATCGACCTCAGCCAATGG AGTCGCAAGGACGTTGAAGGATCTCTCTTCGTTGTCAAGAG GAACACACAACCTCGATTTCAGTTTATTGTGATGAACCGTCGCAATACTG AGAATTTAGTGGAGAATCTCTTGGGGGATTTCGAGTATGAAGTTCAGGTGCCATATCTACTCTATAGAAACGCTGCTCAAGAAGTGAATGGTATCTGGTTCTATAATTCCCGTGAATGTGAAGAGGTTGCTAATCTTTTTAGCAG GATCCTTAATGCATATGCCAAGGTTCCACCAAAGTCAAAGGTTTCTTCTACAAAGAG TGAGTTTGAGGAGCTAGAAGCAGTACCAACTATGGCAGTTATGGATGGTCCTCTTGAACCACCATCATCAACTGCTTCCAATGTGGTTGATGTTCCTGATGATCCATCCTTTGTAAATTTCTTCAGT GCAGCCATGGCTATTGGGAATACTTCAAATGTTCCAGTTACTGGCCAGCCTTATCAGTCCTCTGCTACAATTTCTTCATCTTCAGTGCAAACTCATGCTGCAACACCCACTGTGCCAACCTTACAGATACCCCCGCTTTCAGCATCTACTCCTCCAATTCCCCATCATGATGTTTCTGAATCCATCAGCAGTAATCGAACCACAAAACTTGTGAAGCCTTCTTTTTTCGCCCCTCCCCCTTCTTCAGCAATGATGATACCCCCGGCATCTTCATCCACACCTACTGCCCCTCCACTTCATCCTGCTGTTAATGTACAACGTCCATATGGTGCTCCACTGCTACAGCCATTTCCACCACCAAATCCACCACCATCACTTGCTCCTGCTCCCTCTCCAAACTACAGTCCAGTTATTTCTAGAGAAAAGGTTCGAGATGCTCTTCTGGTGCTGGTTCAG